The following nucleotide sequence is from Pirellulales bacterium.
GTCGCCACCGACGACGTTTACATCTACTTCAACATCGACGATCCCACCTTGCAGCGAGTGACCAAGCTGGTGCAGTCCGGGCATCTCAAGCAGAAGAGCATCTCCGAGATTCCGGTCGAGGCGGCCCTTTCGAGCGATTCAGGCTTTCCGTTTCACGACGGTAAGATCGACTACGTCGCCAACGAACTCGATCCCGGCACCGGCACGCTCTCCGCCCGAGCGATCTTCAAGAACCCGAAGGATTCCAAGACCGCGAGCCGGCTGTTGCAGCCGGGGCAATTCGCTTGGGTGCGGCTGGTTTACGGCGATCCGCGGCCGGGGCTCAAAATCCTCGACCGCGCGATCGGCACCGATCAGGGAGGCCGATTCGTCTATGTCGTCAATAAGAATGGCGAGGTCGAATATCGGCCGGTGAAGCTCGGCGCGGTCGAGGCTGGGCTGCGAGTGATCGAAAGCGGCCTGAAAGCCGGCGACGACGTGATCGTCAACGGAATGCAGCGCGTTCGCCCGGCGCAGAAGGTCCAAACCAAGTCGGTCGAAATGCGGTCGATGCTGCCGCCGCCGGAGGAAGCCGCGGCGAAAGCGCCGTGAGCATCTCATGAGCTTCTTCATCGACCGACCGATCTTCGCCTGCGTGCTGTCGCTGGTGTTTCTGCTGGCCGGCGGTTTGGCGTTTTTTGGGCTTCCGATCGCGCAGTATCCGGAAGTCGCTCCGCCGACGATCTCGGTGACGGCGATTTATCCCGGCGCCAGCGCGAAGCTCGTCTCCGACTCGGTCGCCTCGACGATCGAGCAGCAGCTCTTCGGCGTCGAGCACAAGCTCTACATGTCGGCTCAGTGTACGAACGACGGCCGGATGGAATTGACCGTGACGTTCGAGGTCGGGACCGATCTCGATTTGGCCCAGGTCTCGGTGCAGAATCGAGTGTCGCTCGCTCTGCCGAAGCTACCGCAAGCGGTCCGCGATCAGGGGGTGAACGTCAAGAAGAAATCGCCGAGCATCATTCTCTGCGTGAATCTGGTTTCGCCCGACAAAAGCCGCGACGTCGATTATCTGAGCAACTATGCCTCGCGACAGATCAAGGACGTTTTGGCCGACGTGAAAGGGGTCGGCGATGTGACGTTTCTCGGCGAGCGCGAATACAGCATGCGGATTTGGCTCGATCCCAAGGCGCTGGCCTCGCGGAAGCTCAGCCCGGGCGATCTGATCGCGGCGATCAAGACGCACAATTCGGTCGTGCCCGCCGGGCAACTCGGCGCGCAGCCGGCGCCGTCCGGGACGGCGTTTCAATACCCATTGCAGACCCAGGGACAGTTGAGTGACGAGCAGCAATTCAAGGAAATCGTCGTCAAGAGCGAGCCGGGGGCAAAGCTGACCACGCTCGGTCAGGTCTCGAGAGTCGAACTCGGAGCCAAGAATTACGACGTCGAAACGACGCTCGATGGCCAGCCGAGCATCACGTTGGCCGTTTTCCAATTGCCTGGATCGAACGCTCTGGACACGGCCCACGGCGTCCGAGCCGCGATGGAAGCTCTATCCAAGCGCTTTCCGCCCGGCGTGAGCTATCAAATCGTCTACGACACCACGCCTTTCATCGACGAATCGATCCATGAGGTCGAGAAGGCCCTGCGTGACGCGGTAATTCTGGTCGCGATCGTCGTGCTTGTGTTCTTGCAAAGCTGGCGGGCGTCGATCATTCCACTGTTGGCCGTGCCGGTGGCCATCATTGGCACTTTCGCGGCCCTGGCGGCGCTGGGTTTCAGCTTGAACAATCTCTCGCTGTTCGGCCTGGTGCTGGCGATCGGCATCGTGGTGGACGATGCGATCGTCGTGGTCGAAAACGTCGAGCATCACATGGCGCATGGCCTCGCGCCGAAGGAAGCGACTCGCAAGGCGATGCAGGAGGTCGCCGGACCGATTATCGCCACGACGCTCGTCTTGTGTGCCGTGTTCATTCCGACCGCGTTTGTGCCGGGGCTTACCGGGCAGTTCTATCGGCAATTCGCGATCACGATCGCGATTTCGACGTTGATTTCGTCGATCAATTCGCTGACGTTGACTCCCGCGCTCTGCCCGATCCTATTGCGGCCTCGCGGCGAAGCCCGCGATCCGCTGACCAAGCTGCTGAACTTGACGCTCGGTTGGTTCTTTGCGGGATTCAACCGCGTGTTCGACGTGACGACCGGCGGGTATATGCGCGCTGTGAAGCTGCTCGTGCGCGGCTCCATCGTGTCGCTCTTGGTTTACGGCGGGCTGCTCTTAGGCACATATCTGGGGTTCTCGCGGGCCAGCTTTGGCTTCGTCCCGGCACAGGACAAGGGCTATCTGCTCTTGAATGTGCAGCTTCCCGACGGGGCTTCGCTGGAGCGCACTCGCCGCCTATTGCAGCGGATCGACCAGGTGGCTTCGAAGACCGAGGGGGTGGACCACACGATCGCGATTGCCGGGCAGTCGATGGTGGCCAACGCGGTCGGGTCGAACATGGCCTCGATGTTCGTGATCTTGAAGCCGTTCGAGTATCGCGTTCATCACGGCGGGCTGCACGCCGACCAGGTGCTGGCGGCGCTGCGCCGCGAGTGCGATCAGGAATTCGAGCGCGACCCAACTCTCGAACAAGCGCCCATCGCCATCTTCGGCGCCCCGCCCGTCGATGGATTGGGAAATGCCGGCGGATTCAAGCTGATGATCGAAGACCGCGGCAATCAGGAACTCGAATTCCTTGAGGGAATGACGCAAAACGTGATCGAAGCGGCGGCCAAGCGGGGCGGAGTCGTCGGATTGATGACTACGTTTCGGGCCAGCGCGCCGCAATATTATGTCGACGTGAACCGCGTCCGCGCGAGCGCGGCCGGCGTGCCGCTCGACGAGATTTACAACACGCTGGGCGTCTTTCTCGGCTCGCGGTATGTGAACGATTTCTTTTTGGAGGGGCGAAATCTCCAGGTAAATCTTCAAGCCGATGCTCCGTTCCGCGCCGACGAGAGCGCCGTCCGCTCGCTGCAAGTGCGGAGCACGTCGGGCAAGATGGTCCCGCTTTCGGCTCTGTTGCTCAATCGCCAACGAAGCGCGAGCGGGCTGCAAGAGACGTTTGGCCCGCCCGTCGTCACGCGGTACAACGGCCATCCGGCAGCCCCGATCAACGGCGCCCCCGCGCCGGGGGTGAGTTCCGGCACAGCCTTGCGTTTGATGGAGACGACCGCCCAAGACGAATTGCCGCCGTCGATGGCCGCCGAATGGACCGAGTTGAGCTATTTGCAGGCGACCCAGGGCAACACGGCCGTGATTGTATTCATCTTGGCGGTGGTGCTTGTGTTCCTGGTGCTGGCCGCGCAATACGAAAGCTGGTCGCTCCCGCTGGCGGTGATCCTGATCGTGCCGATGTGCTTGCTCAGCGCACTGATCGGCATCGAGGCCCGCGCACTGGATATCAATATCTTCACGCAGATCGGCTTGATCGTGCTCGTTGGTCTGGCCAGCAAGAATGCGATTTTAATCGTCGAATTCGCCCGGGCTCAGCAAAAGGCCGGCCGCTCGGGCTTCGACGCCACCATGGAAGCTTGCCGGCTGCGGCTGCGACCGATTCTGATGACGTCGTTCGCCTTTATTCTCGGAGTCGTGCCGCTGGTGATCTCCCGCGGCGCCGGCGCGGAAATGCGGCAAACGCTGGGCACCGCCGTTTTCGCGGGAATGCTAGGGGTGACGATCTTTGGCATCTTTCTGACGCCGGTGTTCTACTTTGTCGTCCAATGGCTGACTGGCGGACGCGGCGAGAAGCCGTCGTCGTCGTAGCAGGCATGTTCCGCGTGCCGCAGCCGGCACGCGGAGGGTGCCCGCTACATTGCCTAATGATGCCTGCGGGCAATTTGCTTCTTGCTCGGGCCCCAGACGCGGCGAGTCGGCTTGTAGCCGTGTTCCAGCGCGAACCATTCCGCATACCGCTCGCGGTCGACCGACCGCGAATTGCGGTCGTCGAGCAGATGGCCCAACTCGTGGATCAGAATGTTGTTAAGGTAGAAATCTTTGACTGCCCGTTCGGTCCAGACCAGCTTCCACGAGCCATCCGGCTCGTGAACCCAGCGGCCGCC
It contains:
- a CDS encoding multidrug efflux RND transporter permease subunit — its product is MSFFIDRPIFACVLSLVFLLAGGLAFFGLPIAQYPEVAPPTISVTAIYPGASAKLVSDSVASTIEQQLFGVEHKLYMSAQCTNDGRMELTVTFEVGTDLDLAQVSVQNRVSLALPKLPQAVRDQGVNVKKKSPSIILCVNLVSPDKSRDVDYLSNYASRQIKDVLADVKGVGDVTFLGEREYSMRIWLDPKALASRKLSPGDLIAAIKTHNSVVPAGQLGAQPAPSGTAFQYPLQTQGQLSDEQQFKEIVVKSEPGAKLTTLGQVSRVELGAKNYDVETTLDGQPSITLAVFQLPGSNALDTAHGVRAAMEALSKRFPPGVSYQIVYDTTPFIDESIHEVEKALRDAVILVAIVVLVFLQSWRASIIPLLAVPVAIIGTFAALAALGFSLNNLSLFGLVLAIGIVVDDAIVVVENVEHHMAHGLAPKEATRKAMQEVAGPIIATTLVLCAVFIPTAFVPGLTGQFYRQFAITIAISTLISSINSLTLTPALCPILLRPRGEARDPLTKLLNLTLGWFFAGFNRVFDVTTGGYMRAVKLLVRGSIVSLLVYGGLLLGTYLGFSRASFGFVPAQDKGYLLLNVQLPDGASLERTRRLLQRIDQVASKTEGVDHTIAIAGQSMVANAVGSNMASMFVILKPFEYRVHHGGLHADQVLAALRRECDQEFERDPTLEQAPIAIFGAPPVDGLGNAGGFKLMIEDRGNQELEFLEGMTQNVIEAAAKRGGVVGLMTTFRASAPQYYVDVNRVRASAAGVPLDEIYNTLGVFLGSRYVNDFFLEGRNLQVNLQADAPFRADESAVRSLQVRSTSGKMVPLSALLLNRQRSASGLQETFGPPVVTRYNGHPAAPINGAPAPGVSSGTALRLMETTAQDELPPSMAAEWTELSYLQATQGNTAVIVFILAVVLVFLVLAAQYESWSLPLAVILIVPMCLLSALIGIEARALDINIFTQIGLIVLVGLASKNAILIVEFARAQQKAGRSGFDATMEACRLRLRPILMTSFAFILGVVPLVISRGAGAEMRQTLGTAVFAGMLGVTIFGIFLTPVFYFVVQWLTGGRGEKPSSS